The proteins below come from a single Benincasa hispida cultivar B227 chromosome 4, ASM972705v1, whole genome shotgun sequence genomic window:
- the LOC120076731 gene encoding uncharacterized protein LOC120076731, with amino-acid sequence MDSIEKSKKQVDDDDETDLHSHCPIFLIICDSILQAFIAILRFLGFNHNGPPYRPAPSSPEDCYTDGSDPPSTAVNPPDDESEEESEYYRPHVPPPPPWSTGGGGQTD; translated from the exons ATGGATTCAATTGAAAAGAGCAAGAAGCAGgtggatgatgatgatgaaactGATCTTCATTCTCACTGTCCTATCTTTTTAATTATCTGTGATTCAATCCTTCAAGCTTTCATCGCCATTTTGAGATTCTTAGGTTTTAATCACAATGGACCACCTTACCGTCCGGCGCCCTCCTCACCGGAAGATTGCTACACCGACGGCTCAGATCCGCCTTCCACGGCGGTCAACCCACCCGATGATGAATCT GAGGAAGAAAGTGAGTACTACAGGCCGCATGTTCCTCCTCCGCCGCCGTGGAGCACCGGCGGCGGTGGTCAGACTGATTAA